One stretch of Sporichthyaceae bacterium DNA includes these proteins:
- a CDS encoding TetR/AcrR family transcriptional regulator — MIVSLLSRALGERTDAGGEDSTTDRIVDAALRQFELFGVARSTVEQITKRSGLARVTLYRRFPGKQNLVEAVILREVRKFLDSLDGRLDQLATPEERVTEGFAFTVDAIRSHVLLNRLLESEPESVLQYFTIEGGPVIAAARDFLVGRLAKDYPGDDRGSSEPAVAAELVVRLVISFLLTPQSVVDLEDPDAVREFANRSLAPLLRGGSA; from the coding sequence ATGATTGTTTCATTGCTCTCGCGGGCACTCGGCGAACGCACCGATGCCGGGGGCGAGGACAGCACCACCGACCGGATCGTCGACGCGGCGCTGCGCCAGTTCGAGTTGTTCGGGGTGGCGCGCTCCACCGTCGAGCAGATCACCAAGCGCTCCGGGCTGGCTCGGGTCACGCTCTACCGCCGCTTCCCGGGCAAGCAGAACCTCGTCGAGGCGGTGATCCTGCGCGAGGTGCGCAAGTTCCTCGACTCCCTCGACGGGCGCCTGGACCAGCTGGCAACGCCCGAGGAAAGGGTCACCGAGGGTTTCGCCTTCACCGTGGACGCGATCCGGTCGCACGTCCTGCTGAACCGGCTGCTGGAGAGCGAGCCGGAATCGGTGCTGCAGTACTTCACGATCGAGGGTGGCCCGGTGATCGCCGCGGCCCGCGACTTCCTGGTCGGCCGGTTGGCCAAGGACTACCCCGGCGACGACCGGGGCAGCAGCGAGCCGGCCGTGGCCGCCGAGCTGGTGGTGCGGCTGGTGATCTCGTTCCTGCTCACCCCGCAGTCCGTGGTCGACCTCGAAGACCCGGACGCGGTGCGCGAGTTCGCCAACCGGTCGCTGGCGCCGCTGCTGCGCGGAGGTAGCGCATGA
- a CDS encoding SDR family NAD(P)-dependent oxidoreductase → MSRRTERTRAVVTGAGSGIGQAFAVELARRGGHVVCADIDPVRAGETAELIGPAARAVQCDVASLEEVEALAKTAEAWFGGPTDLVVNNAGVGSGGLDVGELPIEDWSWVLGVNLWGVIHGCHVFTPGLRELGRGGIINVASSASFAAFPQMSAYNVSKAGVLALSETLAAELSGSGVAVTVVCSTFVKTNVVRDGRISGPATDLAERLIARTGMSAQAVARHALDTHDRGRLHALPQLHAKVLWHAKRHLPAPYTRALGLGFRLADKVAQHI, encoded by the coding sequence ATGAGCCGCCGGACCGAGCGCACCCGGGCCGTGGTCACCGGTGCCGGCAGTGGCATCGGGCAGGCCTTCGCGGTGGAGCTGGCCCGCCGCGGGGGTCACGTCGTGTGCGCGGACATCGACCCGGTGCGAGCCGGTGAGACCGCCGAGCTCATCGGCCCGGCCGCCCGCGCCGTGCAGTGCGACGTCGCGAGCCTCGAGGAGGTCGAGGCGCTGGCCAAGACCGCCGAGGCGTGGTTCGGCGGGCCGACCGACCTGGTCGTGAACAACGCCGGCGTCGGTTCCGGTGGGCTCGACGTGGGCGAACTGCCGATCGAGGACTGGTCGTGGGTGCTCGGGGTCAACCTCTGGGGCGTGATCCACGGCTGCCACGTGTTCACCCCGGGGCTGCGCGAACTCGGCCGCGGCGGGATCATCAACGTCGCCTCGTCGGCGAGCTTCGCGGCATTCCCGCAGATGTCGGCCTACAACGTGAGCAAGGCCGGTGTGCTCGCCCTGTCCGAGACGCTGGCCGCCGAGTTGTCCGGCAGCGGTGTCGCGGTCACCGTGGTCTGCTCGACGTTCGTCAAGACCAACGTGGTCCGCGACGGCCGGATCTCGGGCCCGGCGACGGACCTGGCCGAGCGCCTGATCGCCAGGACCGGGATGAGCGCCCAGGCCGTCGCCCGGCACGCTCTCGACACCCACGACCGTGGCCGCCTGCACGCCCTACCGCAACTGCACGCCAAGGTGCTCTGGCACGCCAAGCGACACCTGCCCGCGCCCTACACCCGCGCCCTCGGGCTCGGCTTCCGGCTGGCCGACAAGGTCGCTCAGCACATCTGA
- the cynS gene encoding cyanase, with translation MTTREEVTEAVVMARLARGISWEALAKLVGRPVVWSTAALLGQHPLPIESARAVVDELGLDPAFVPVLAAVPMRGGSGEVPSDPTIYRMHEALKVYGPTIKELIHEQFGDGIMSAINFSLDVQRKELDGVARVVITFDGKFLPYEWVSSE, from the coding sequence ATGACCACGCGCGAAGAAGTTACCGAGGCCGTAGTCATGGCCCGACTGGCCCGCGGGATCAGTTGGGAGGCGCTGGCGAAGTTGGTCGGCAGGCCGGTGGTCTGGTCGACCGCAGCGTTGCTCGGACAGCATCCACTGCCGATCGAGTCGGCCCGTGCCGTGGTCGATGAGCTGGGCCTGGACCCGGCGTTCGTACCGGTGCTGGCGGCCGTGCCCATGCGCGGTGGCTCCGGCGAGGTCCCGTCCGACCCGACGATTTACCGGATGCACGAGGCGTTGAAGGTCTACGGCCCGACGATCAAAGAGTTGATCCACGAGCAGTTCGGTGACGGAATCATGAGCGCGATCAATTTCAGCCTGGACGTCCAACGCAAGGAACTCGACGGCGTCGCCCGGGTGGTCATCACCTTCGACGGGAAGTTCTTGCCGTACGAGTGGGTGTCATCGGAGTAG